The following coding sequences lie in one Rutidosis leptorrhynchoides isolate AG116_Rl617_1_P2 chromosome 6, CSIRO_AGI_Rlap_v1, whole genome shotgun sequence genomic window:
- the LOC139855857 gene encoding ferric reduction oxidase 7, chloroplastic-like isoform X1, with protein sequence MGTETSHEPLILPTKEDDDNTFGYIKKPSILLKSTKWVLKIAMWLIFISWASFLVLLPSGPVNKLYTKFVTATDGTLFGVTGSIFLIYSGPVIIIAFLAIIYLKITDEEEIQEKKKKTASFRLWTFPVIIDGPFGVVTAAELIGIVLFGVYIIWAVTAYTITNISLLPLFEVTDAGERNVILLELTGLRFGFIGLICLAFLFLPVARGSVLLRLIDIPFEHAARYHVWLGHLTMLLFTLHGLCYVIGWAIQGRLIQELIAWKSIGIANLPGVITLLAGLLMWVTSLPPVQRIKFELFFYTHQLYVIFVVFLAMHVGDFIFSIVAAGIFLFMLDRFLRFFQSRKIVDILSVKCLPSGTVELVISKPAGLRYNALGWVFIQIRESSWF encoded by the exons atgGGCACAGAAACCTCTCATGAACCACTTATACTTCCCACtaaagaagatgatgataacaCCTTTGGTTACATCAAGAAACCGTCCATTTTACTAAAATCAACCAAATGGGTTCTGAAAATTGCAATGTGGTTGATCTTCATCTCATGGGCTAGTTTCTTGGTTTTGCTTCCATCAGGCCCAGTGAATAAATTATATACAAAATTTGTAACTGCTACTGATGGAACTCTGTTTGGGGTCACAG gaaGCATATTTCTTATATACAGTGGTCCAGTAATTATCATTGCTTTTTTGGCTATAATTTATCTTAAGATAACTGATGAAGAAGAGATTCAAGA gaAAAAGAAAAAAACAGCAAGTTTTCGGTTATGGACGTTCCCAGTGATCATAGATGGACCGTTTGGGGTTGTTACAGCAGCCGAACTTATTGGAATTGTGCTGTTTGGTGTTTATATCATTTGGGCTGTTACAGCTTACACCATTACAAATATCAGTCTGTTGCCCTTATTTGAAGTCACTGATGCAGGCGAAAG GAATGTTATATTGTTAGAGCTAACAGGACTGCGATTCGGTTTTATTGGATTAATTTGCTTGGCATTTTTGTTTCTGCCGGTTGCAAGGGGATCGGTGCTTTTAAGACTTATAGATATCCCTTTTGAGCATGCGGCTCGATATCATGTATGGTTGGGACACCTCACAATGTTGCTCTTCACTCTTCATGGTCTGTGTTATGTGATTGGGTGGGCCATCCAAGGCCGTCTTATACAAGAA CTCATAGCTTGGAAAAGTATTGGAATAGCTAATCTTCCCGGAGTAATCACTCTACTAGCAGGTCTGTTGATGTGGGTGACATCACTACCACCCGTTCAAAGAATAAAGTTTGAACTATTCTTTTACACTCATCAACTATACGTCATTTTTGTTGTGTTCTTGGCAATGCACGTTGGCGATTTCATTTTCAGCATAGTTGCTGCTGGAATATTCCTGTTCATGCTTGATCGGTTTCTTAGATTCTTTCAATCACGAAAAATAGTCGACATACTGTCAGTCAAATGCCTCCCATCTGGCACTGTAGAACTAGTTATTTCAAAACCAGCAG GTTTACGATACAACGCACTTGGTTGGGTTTTCATCCAAATTCGTGAATCCTCGTGGTTTTAG
- the LOC139853600 gene encoding ferric reduction oxidase 6-like, with amino-acid sequence MKVLGDWSEKLKGHISSGNEDPNLTLKASVEGPYGHESPYYLTYENLILVAGGIGISPFLAILSDILHRIRESKPCLPRNVLIVWAVKNSDELTLLHSLDINSICPYFYNVLNLEFQTYVTRESEPPLEEGKIASYASSSKFPAPMGGGMSSLVGTGHIIWSGAYMVVSTIGLVLLVAYLNIFYINPYNITHWWYKGILFIICMAASVILFGGLVIVLWHLWDIKTAKNIEKNSTISGFGHDES; translated from the exons ATGAAAGTACTCGGAGATTGGAGCGAAAAACTAAAGGGACATATCTCGAGTGGTAACGAGGACCCAAATTTAACGTTAAAGGCATCCGTGGAGGGTCCATACGGGCACGAGTCACCGTATTACTTGAC GTATGAAAACCTTATTTTAGTTGCTGGTGGTATTGGGATTTCACCATTTTTGGCTATCTTGAGTGATATTCTTCATCGAATCAGGGAATCCAAACCTTGTTTGCCTAGAAATGTACTCATAGTTTGGGCTGTTAAAAACTCGGATGAGCTTACGCTTCTACATTCACTCGACATTAACTCGATATGCCCGTATTTCTACAATGTACTAAATCTTGAATTTCAAACGTACGTCACCCGAGAATCTGAACCTCCACTG GAAGAGGGTAAAATAGCGAGTTACGCGAGCTCATCTAAATTTCCTGCTCCAATGGGGGGTGGCATGTCTAGTTTGGTTGGAACAGGACATATCATTTGGTCTGGAGCTTATATGGTGGTATCTACAATTGGTTTGGTGCTATTGGTTGCTTATTTGAACATATTTTACATCAATCCTTACAACATAACTCATTGGTGGTATAAAGGCATTCTATTTATTATATGCATGGCTGCAAGTGTTATTCTATTTGGAGGACTTGTGATCGTTTTATGGCATCTTTGGGATATAAAAACCGCAAAGAACATTGAGAAAAATAGTACAATAAGTGGTTTTGGGCATGATGAGTCTTAA
- the LOC139855857 gene encoding ferric reduction oxidase 7, chloroplastic-like isoform X2, translating to MGTETSHEPLILPTKEDDDNTFGYIKKPSILLKSTKWVLKIAMWLIFISWASFLVLLPSGPVNKLYTKFVTATDGTLFGVTGSIFLIYSGPVIIIAFLAIIYLKITDEEEIQEKKKKTASFRLWTFPVIIDGPFGVVTAAELIGIVLFGVYIIWAVTAYTITNISLLPLFEVTDAGERNVILLELTGLRFGFIGLICLAFLFLPVARGSVLLRLIDIPFEHAARYHVWLGHLTMLLFTLHGLCYVIGWAIQGRLIQELIAWKSIGIANLPGVITLLAA from the exons atgGGCACAGAAACCTCTCATGAACCACTTATACTTCCCACtaaagaagatgatgataacaCCTTTGGTTACATCAAGAAACCGTCCATTTTACTAAAATCAACCAAATGGGTTCTGAAAATTGCAATGTGGTTGATCTTCATCTCATGGGCTAGTTTCTTGGTTTTGCTTCCATCAGGCCCAGTGAATAAATTATATACAAAATTTGTAACTGCTACTGATGGAACTCTGTTTGGGGTCACAG gaaGCATATTTCTTATATACAGTGGTCCAGTAATTATCATTGCTTTTTTGGCTATAATTTATCTTAAGATAACTGATGAAGAAGAGATTCAAGA gaAAAAGAAAAAAACAGCAAGTTTTCGGTTATGGACGTTCCCAGTGATCATAGATGGACCGTTTGGGGTTGTTACAGCAGCCGAACTTATTGGAATTGTGCTGTTTGGTGTTTATATCATTTGGGCTGTTACAGCTTACACCATTACAAATATCAGTCTGTTGCCCTTATTTGAAGTCACTGATGCAGGCGAAAG GAATGTTATATTGTTAGAGCTAACAGGACTGCGATTCGGTTTTATTGGATTAATTTGCTTGGCATTTTTGTTTCTGCCGGTTGCAAGGGGATCGGTGCTTTTAAGACTTATAGATATCCCTTTTGAGCATGCGGCTCGATATCATGTATGGTTGGGACACCTCACAATGTTGCTCTTCACTCTTCATGGTCTGTGTTATGTGATTGGGTGGGCCATCCAAGGCCGTCTTATACAAGAA CTCATAGCTTGGAAAAGTATTGGAATAGCTAATCTTCCCGGAGTAATCACTCTACTAGCAG CATAG